A genomic window from Leptospiraceae bacterium includes:
- a CDS encoding ATP-dependent Clp protease ATP-binding subunit, giving the protein MSKKIDYQFCIAEYILPNKSRILIPCFSPGQLLEVNTSSGRVLEDYSNLLEKYASEQGIIKLVQLEAPTQIISKRISFPILANHKNIFSDIKISFDYIYWELGTGNYKALIPYLNVEVFANSLDKLEELLQSSLLIEFNRKKRFKEFERFLCIQSFKGFHTILLNKSIELPNLSKNESTTSKDAYYNKILLSPRHPDFELYHMEEELEELLSVFKENERKSIMLIGPSGSGKSALIYYFIKHKLESIKKGVCKETSASRFIRSLTDDSGWQTNLQKLSKELERDDVVLYLGHFPEYFEIGQYEGNEVSVGEALKESIQAQKFCVIAECTADEYAIFSHRYPAFASAFYNLWIPTKSDDIMKSIILSSIQELSKKLKIHIQEESITKLIRLQKRFFPYSGFPGKTIRSLEAILLGSIDLSSISEDIVLESFSQESGIPAFMLSSKENLDDGKVREYFANRLFGQREAIDTVVDTLLTVKADLSPSSKPIASLFFSGPTGVGKTEMAKAIADFMFGDEGRIIRLDMSEYNNPYSLLRLTGDVGSDKASLVSKIRQSTFAVVLFDEIEKAHPDFYDLLLQILGEGRLTNSRGELANFCSCIIIMTSNLGARESFKSPPGIARETGNSKEVGNRYETIISEYFRPELYNRIDRIVVFSSLGEKERELIVKREIQEMQKRSGFIEKNLQLEYDNALVQHFSNRAVDTRYGARQVKRVLQDELLLPLSYEINRFSGQGEYEVDLRVEDDSEIKVKVKKLNSIENQKLEKNSKSVLDKVTSKRRQLNEILNGKHYIEFFNNFKMDQAKAEKLKKIKRNKSKQADSFPWDDFRKREEFIKNYEKCESEVYDLERLCFDSRLNVEKPGEDLFALFNDWEKSLYSLCLDYYIYHNREKYLQIVIYAEASMAVSLFKYYISMHRAIKENYPNYKFNLNTYQIKEIQEENREIYICNKIYPEALQSYSKDSADFDAEKAFFVLEFEGEGAGLFWEGEAGKFSIQTKNKKSFAYIGIEKLENFYSTDCTNICTSIKKKYSEKNGTPKRTIKAGMIKDIFYRDKNMKNLHIKESDLWKFLIQNHPMNLWRFFK; this is encoded by the coding sequence TTGTCAAAAAAAATTGATTATCAGTTTTGTATTGCAGAATACATTCTTCCCAATAAGAGCAGGATTTTAATACCTTGCTTTAGTCCGGGGCAACTTCTGGAGGTGAATACCAGTTCGGGAAGGGTTTTGGAAGATTATTCTAACTTATTGGAGAAATATGCGTCTGAGCAGGGAATCATTAAATTAGTTCAATTAGAAGCACCTACTCAGATTATTTCTAAACGAATTTCTTTTCCTATTTTAGCAAATCATAAGAATATTTTTTCTGATATAAAAATAAGTTTTGACTATATTTATTGGGAGTTGGGGACCGGTAATTATAAGGCCCTAATTCCTTATCTGAATGTAGAAGTATTTGCTAATAGTTTGGATAAATTAGAAGAACTTCTTCAGTCCTCTTTGCTTATTGAGTTTAACCGCAAGAAGCGTTTTAAAGAATTCGAAAGATTTTTATGTATTCAAAGCTTTAAAGGTTTTCATACAATATTATTAAACAAAAGTATAGAACTTCCAAATTTATCTAAAAATGAAAGTACTACCAGTAAAGATGCCTATTATAATAAAATTCTTTTATCACCAAGACATCCTGATTTTGAACTTTATCATATGGAAGAAGAATTAGAGGAACTTCTTTCTGTTTTTAAAGAAAATGAAAGAAAAAGTATTATGCTTATAGGACCTTCCGGTTCAGGTAAGTCTGCGTTAATATATTATTTTATTAAGCATAAATTAGAAAGTATTAAAAAAGGAGTTTGTAAAGAAACCAGTGCTTCGAGATTTATTCGTAGTTTGACAGATGATAGTGGATGGCAAACAAATTTACAAAAACTATCTAAAGAGTTAGAGAGAGATGATGTTGTATTATATCTTGGACATTTTCCTGAATACTTTGAAATTGGTCAATATGAAGGAAATGAGGTGAGTGTTGGAGAAGCATTAAAGGAATCTATTCAAGCACAAAAATTTTGTGTTATTGCTGAATGTACAGCTGATGAATACGCTATTTTTAGCCATCGATATCCGGCCTTTGCCTCCGCCTTTTATAATTTATGGATACCAACAAAATCCGATGATATAATGAAAAGTATTATCCTTTCCTCTATTCAAGAATTATCAAAGAAATTAAAAATTCATATTCAGGAAGAAAGCATAACTAAATTAATTCGCTTACAGAAACGTTTTTTTCCCTATTCAGGATTTCCGGGAAAAACTATCCGATCCCTGGAAGCAATTTTATTAGGTAGTATTGATTTATCTTCGATTTCAGAAGATATTGTATTAGAAAGTTTTTCACAAGAGTCGGGAATTCCTGCTTTTATGTTATCGAGCAAAGAGAACTTAGATGACGGCAAAGTTAGAGAATACTTTGCAAATCGTTTATTCGGGCAGAGAGAAGCCATTGATACTGTAGTGGATACTTTACTGACTGTAAAAGCAGACCTATCTCCCTCTAGTAAGCCGATAGCCTCGCTCTTTTTTTCCGGTCCAACCGGAGTAGGTAAAACCGAAATGGCGAAAGCTATTGCTGATTTCATGTTTGGTGATGAAGGCCGTATTATTCGTCTTGATATGTCTGAATATAATAATCCTTATTCTTTGTTAAGACTTACCGGAGATGTGGGGTCTGACAAAGCATCCCTGGTAAGCAAAATCAGACAATCCACATTTGCGGTTGTGCTGTTTGATGAGATAGAGAAAGCTCATCCTGATTTTTATGATTTACTTTTGCAAATTTTAGGAGAAGGAAGATTAACTAATTCGAGAGGAGAACTTGCAAATTTTTGTAGTTGTATCATTATTATGACTTCTAACCTGGGAGCAAGGGAAAGTTTCAAATCTCCACCCGGCATTGCCAGGGAAACCGGAAACTCAAAGGAAGTTGGAAATCGCTATGAAACGATCATCAGTGAATATTTTAGACCTGAATTATATAATCGTATCGATAGAATTGTAGTTTTTTCTTCTTTAGGAGAAAAAGAAAGAGAATTGATTGTAAAACGGGAAATTCAGGAAATGCAGAAGCGAAGTGGTTTTATTGAAAAGAATCTACAATTAGAATATGATAATGCTCTTGTACAACATTTTTCAAATAGGGCAGTAGATACTCGCTACGGGGCAAGACAGGTGAAACGTGTATTGCAAGATGAATTATTATTGCCTCTATCTTATGAAATTAACCGATTTTCGGGACAGGGAGAATATGAAGTTGACTTAAGAGTGGAAGATGATTCTGAGATTAAAGTTAAGGTTAAGAAGCTTAACTCAATAGAAAATCAGAAACTAGAAAAAAATTCCAAATCTGTCCTGGATAAAGTTACCTCTAAAAGACGGCAGTTGAATGAAATTTTAAATGGTAAACATTATATCGAATTTTTTAATAACTTTAAAATGGATCAGGCTAAAGCTGAAAAATTAAAGAAAATTAAAAGAAATAAGTCAAAGCAAGCGGATAGTTTTCCCTGGGATGATTTTCGTAAAAGGGAGGAGTTTATCAAGAATTATGAAAAGTGCGAAAGTGAAGTTTATGATTTAGAGAGACTGTGTTTTGATTCTCGCTTAAATGTAGAGAAACCGGGTGAAGATCTTTTTGCTCTATTTAATGACTGGGAAAAAAGCTTATATTCCTTATGTTTAGATTATTATATTTACCATAATAGAGAAAAATATTTGCAAATTGTAATCTATGCAGAAGCAAGTATGGCTGTATCTTTATTTAAATATTATATTTCTATGCACAGAGCAATAAAAGAAAACTATCCTAATTACAAATTTAATCTGAATACTTATCAGATTAAAGAAATCCAAGAAGAAAACAGAGAAATATATATATGTAATAAAATCTATCCGGAAGCTCTGCAAAGCTATAGTAAAGACAGCGCTGATTTCGATGCAGAAAAAGCATTTTTTGTTCTTGAATTTGAGGGAGAAGGAGCCGGTTTATTCTGGGAAGGAGAAGCCGGAAAGTTTAGTATACAAACCAAGAATAAGAAGTCATTTGCCTATATTGGTATTGAAAAATTGGAGAATTTTTATTCAACTGATTGTACGAATATTTGCACTTCTATAAAGAAAAAATATTCAGAAAAGAATGGAACTCCAAAGAGAACTATCAAAGCAGGAATGATAAAGGATATTTTTTATAGAGATAAAAATATGAAGAATTTACACATTAAAGAATCTGATTTATGGAAATTTTTGATTCAAAACCATCCTATGAATTTATGGAGATTTTTCAAATGA
- a CDS encoding GAF domain-containing protein, whose protein sequence is MIETLEKKINIHAEISFEPLIGKLTELVNDDKKGSYIKSIIDSIEDRQLVKTGEEVNILEYKDILDLLHPIVNSQKQYIGILKPFDNVVIYASSEFEELFVTPEKQFRLFLSYGTGFIEDFKELNAYLFIAKEFYGLQLELGVEKVFQVQNKDTGLLNYFLINLDVCYIEIVKKKEISVLSSEELEHIKSNADNLTVWRQYIDLNNFEFKGLLLVRAIELTQHQLISSLRESLIEGDALTSFEKFLKIQEQIRAYLQIKEIILGLAAIDKDRIFLINKGIEEAIHRKHILCSQWSFEDFKDSLYVRLLESSSPITIDDLQKLEKKSKIELEMGEKGIRSIFIAPLYYEEKLIGALQIFSHIPGLFSPLFKVKMEQVLSLFSLATRKILDEMERNTQLVIQEKYTAIHPSVSWKFKSAALNYLHKKALEEESVEPEEIRFDNVYPLFAMSDIRGSSSRRNHAIQEDLVLQLNLARKLLKGAYSLMPFSYIDKMIYKINKKIQHLEEGIQTGDEAVVVDYFKTEVDPGLQKIVKLQPELKEEYNQYISLLDSEHGAIYQKRKEYDKNISLINKSLSDYIETEEVYAQKVCPHYFEKNATDGVDFSIYIGESLVENNYYDPMYLKELRIWQIKVLCGLANVAEKLKSETSEDFEVTHLILVQNMPLSIQYRLEDTQFIVSGSYNIRYEILKKRIDKAKVKNTEERITQPGMISIIYSQHKEYVEYMEYIEYLIERGFLEKEVEELSLEELQGVSGLQAIRIKPIIQKK, encoded by the coding sequence ATGATTGAAACTCTGGAAAAAAAAATTAATATTCATGCTGAAATTTCCTTTGAACCTTTAATTGGTAAACTTACAGAGTTGGTAAATGATGATAAAAAGGGAAGCTATATAAAAAGTATCATAGACTCTATCGAAGATAGACAGTTAGTAAAAACAGGTGAAGAGGTAAATATACTAGAATATAAGGATATACTTGATCTCTTACATCCGATTGTAAATTCTCAAAAACAATATATAGGCATTTTAAAACCGTTTGATAATGTGGTTATTTATGCAAGTTCTGAGTTCGAAGAACTATTTGTAACACCAGAAAAACAATTTAGGCTTTTTCTTTCTTATGGTACAGGATTCATTGAAGATTTTAAAGAGTTAAACGCTTATCTTTTTATTGCAAAGGAGTTTTACGGTCTCCAGCTTGAATTAGGAGTAGAAAAAGTTTTTCAGGTTCAGAATAAGGATACAGGATTGTTAAATTATTTCTTAATAAATCTTGACGTTTGCTATATTGAAATTGTTAAGAAAAAAGAAATATCGGTTCTGAGTTCAGAAGAACTGGAACATATAAAGAGTAATGCGGATAACTTAACTGTTTGGAGACAATATATAGATCTAAATAATTTTGAGTTTAAAGGTTTATTATTGGTTCGAGCGATAGAATTAACGCAGCATCAACTTATTTCTTCTCTACGAGAAAGTTTAATAGAAGGAGATGCATTAACATCATTTGAAAAGTTTCTAAAAATACAGGAACAAATCCGAGCCTATTTACAAATAAAAGAAATAATATTGGGTCTTGCAGCCATTGATAAAGATAGAATATTTCTCATAAACAAAGGTATTGAAGAAGCGATTCATAGAAAGCATATTTTATGCAGTCAATGGAGTTTTGAAGACTTTAAAGATTCTTTATATGTCAGGTTGTTGGAAAGTTCTTCACCTATAACTATTGATGATTTGCAAAAGCTGGAGAAAAAATCAAAGATTGAATTAGAAATGGGTGAAAAAGGAATTCGGAGCATTTTTATTGCTCCCTTATACTATGAAGAGAAATTAATTGGAGCTTTACAAATATTCTCACATATTCCGGGTTTATTTTCACCATTGTTTAAGGTAAAAATGGAGCAGGTACTTTCCTTATTCAGCCTGGCTACAAGAAAAATTCTAGACGAAATGGAGAGAAATACACAACTCGTTATACAAGAAAAATATACCGCTATACATCCTTCAGTTTCCTGGAAATTTAAATCGGCGGCTTTGAACTATCTCCATAAAAAAGCTCTGGAAGAGGAATCGGTAGAGCCGGAAGAAATACGTTTTGATAATGTATATCCTTTATTTGCCATGTCTGATATACGAGGTTCTTCAAGTAGAAGAAATCATGCTATACAGGAAGATTTGGTTTTGCAATTAAATCTGGCACGTAAGTTGTTAAAGGGAGCTTATTCACTTATGCCTTTTTCCTATATAGATAAAATGATATATAAGATAAATAAGAAAATCCAACATCTTGAAGAAGGGATTCAAACCGGTGATGAAGCTGTTGTTGTGGACTATTTTAAAACTGAAGTGGACCCTGGTTTGCAGAAAATTGTAAAATTGCAGCCGGAATTGAAGGAGGAGTATAATCAATACATTTCTTTGTTAGATTCCGAGCATGGGGCTATATATCAAAAACGTAAAGAGTATGACAAAAACATAAGCCTTATTAATAAAAGTTTATCTGATTATATAGAAACAGAAGAAGTATATGCTCAAAAGGTATGTCCGCATTATTTCGAGAAAAATGCAACTGACGGTGTGGATTTTAGTATTTATATCGGAGAATCTCTCGTAGAAAATAATTACTATGATCCTATGTATCTGAAAGAGCTTAGAATCTGGCAGATAAAGGTATTATGTGGATTAGCAAATGTGGCGGAAAAATTGAAATCAGAAACTTCGGAGGATTTTGAAGTAACCCATTTAATTTTAGTGCAGAATATGCCCTTAAGTATACAATATAGACTGGAAGATACTCAATTTATTGTGAGTGGCTCTTATAATATACGTTATGAAATCTTAAAAAAGCGAATTGATAAAGCAAAAGTAAAGAATACCGAGGAAAGAATTACACAACCCGGAATGATATCTATTATCTATTCCCAGCACAAAGAATATGTGGAATATATGGAATATATAGAATATTTAATAGAACGAGGTTTTCTTGAGAAAGAGGTAGAAGAATTGAGTCTTGAAGAATTGCAGGGAGTCAGTGGTTTGCAGGCCATTCGAATAAAACCTATAATTCAAAAAAAATAG
- a CDS encoding methyl-accepting chemotaxis protein encodes MNLSTLSFIRLFFRIELFIYSAPVPIVVYFGFICLDLVKEKIYALGIAAIMGSIFGIVIGLIIRKVKLIPLLNKVYDHSGTLDEKKELKKKLLEFPLVVLFDISIRWIVAGGSAFIIFINLTELKFVEMLALPVAILSAIPISALVAYFITESFLAEVISSSELSEIEVENLTTDSFSITRRILFLVLGLVIITTAIIGYLLYFVTVGDLVIKNILIHIFVLLAFNLITVFISVNSISTSINIGINRVSGTLDKLARGDMSGKIPIVTNDEFGKMILNIKKVVESIQKVISSVLILSNDVAIYAERLDRSSHSLNTGTKSQSESVESISKALGIILSSIKGIDSITKTSVEIVKQTELLQTQLQKEAVELSNSSAKAIDASKLTLDYVEKGKEAINQTNIKMEDIHETTNKINDIVRSISDIADQVNLLSLNASIESARAGEYGRGFAVVASEISKLAEKTLKNSNEIAKFSDMANKKVLDGKQSTQLSAEAFEDIFNKVLMAKEEVDIINNRLENQLTSGEQFNQSFQSSLKITYAISKATAEQIETSDEIVKGVEGIRAESAGTFNASAELTEISESLMLKVKELQSKIMFFKMS; translated from the coding sequence ATGAACTTATCTACGCTTTCGTTTATAAGATTATTCTTTCGGATAGAATTATTTATATACTCAGCACCGGTTCCTATTGTTGTTTATTTTGGTTTTATTTGTCTCGATTTAGTGAAAGAGAAAATATATGCTCTTGGAATAGCGGCAATTATGGGAAGTATTTTTGGAATTGTGATTGGTCTTATTATTCGAAAAGTTAAGTTAATTCCTCTTTTGAATAAAGTTTATGATCATTCCGGAACTCTTGATGAGAAAAAAGAACTAAAAAAGAAGTTACTGGAATTTCCCTTAGTTGTCTTATTTGATATAAGTATTCGCTGGATAGTAGCGGGTGGAAGTGCATTCATTATTTTTATTAATTTAACTGAGTTAAAATTTGTAGAGATGTTAGCCCTTCCTGTTGCTATATTATCTGCGATTCCAATTTCCGCATTAGTTGCCTATTTTATCACAGAATCTTTTTTAGCTGAAGTTATATCATCATCAGAACTGAGTGAAATTGAAGTTGAAAACCTGACAACTGATTCTTTTAGTATAACAAGAAGAATTCTATTTCTTGTTTTAGGTTTAGTCATCATTACAACAGCAATTATTGGATATTTATTATATTTTGTGACTGTAGGAGATTTAGTTATAAAGAACATTCTTATTCATATATTTGTTCTTTTAGCATTTAACTTGATTACAGTGTTTATATCAGTAAATAGTATATCAACTTCTATCAACATTGGAATTAATAGAGTTTCCGGAACCCTGGATAAATTAGCGAGGGGAGACATGAGCGGAAAGATTCCTATAGTAACGAACGATGAATTTGGTAAGATGATATTAAATATAAAAAAAGTTGTCGAGTCTATTCAAAAAGTTATTTCTTCCGTTCTAATCTTATCAAACGATGTTGCTATATATGCAGAACGATTAGATAGAAGTAGTCATAGCTTAAATACAGGTACTAAAAGCCAATCAGAATCTGTTGAAAGTATATCAAAGGCATTAGGAATTATATTGAGTTCCATAAAAGGAATTGATTCTATAACTAAAACATCAGTTGAAATTGTTAAACAAACAGAGCTATTACAGACCCAGTTGCAAAAAGAAGCAGTAGAACTTTCCAACTCTTCCGCTAAAGCTATTGATGCTTCCAAATTAACCCTGGATTATGTTGAAAAGGGTAAAGAAGCCATAAACCAGACTAATATAAAAATGGAAGACATTCATGAGACTACTAATAAAATTAACGATATTGTTCGGTCCATTTCTGATATTGCCGATCAAGTAAATCTCCTGTCTTTAAATGCTTCTATAGAATCAGCCAGGGCCGGTGAATACGGAAGAGGTTTTGCCGTTGTAGCATCTGAAATTTCTAAATTAGCTGAGAAAACCTTGAAGAACTCAAATGAAATCGCAAAGTTTTCAGATATGGCAAATAAAAAAGTCCTCGATGGTAAACAATCCACGCAGTTATCTGCTGAAGCTTTTGAAGATATTTTTAATAAAGTACTTATGGCAAAGGAAGAAGTAGATATAATTAATAATCGTTTAGAAAATCAGTTAACAAGCGGAGAGCAGTTTAATCAATCGTTTCAGTCATCTCTAAAGATTACATATGCTATCTCAAAAGCTACTGCTGAGCAAATTGAGACAAGTGATGAGATTGTGAAAGGCGTAGAAGGGATACGAGCTGAAAGTGCCGGAACTTTCAATGCTTCTGCTGAATTAACAGAAATTTCTGAAAGTTTAATGTTGAAAGTTAAGGAATTACAAAGTAAAATTATGTTTTTTAAAATGTCTTAA
- a CDS encoding glycerol-3-phosphate dehydrogenase/oxidase, with translation MNANKFRSNIQSLKDRVYDVLIIGGGITGANILWDSTLRGLKGLLVEKSDYASGTSQATSKLIHGGLRYLKNFELGLVRESLRERRILAKISPHAVETLGFFIPIYDMKTKFMLGAGMLMYDKLSYDKNKDISTDRLIPKYRSYSREEAIYEAPEISRARLRGAYLYYDYTNINPERHTTEFIFSAREQGAVARNYTQVIKIARLETGNFLVDLKDVLSGELISVESRTLVNSAGPWADYIEDMAGIKMDAKLVRSKGIHIVTRKISGNKCIVLQKRDGSHLFVIPWRNKTLIGTTDTSFNEEPDAMRVTKKEILDLIDEVNYSFGLAKLSIDDVDYFYGGLRPLVEDPGEKSDTYNASRKSEILDHKEKGLPGFFSALGGKYTTSRAVAENLVNHLTKYLGNTNVSCTTDRTPLISGRYNTLKELVDDLQKKFPEIEGEKLETIAKRYGSQAEKILKNSRRNVYSLANYEKIYEEEIEYICSNEDIVTARDFYLRRSGVGIPGLPVEEEHKKIMQKLATILSWDKAGLEEEDRVLRACYIPKET, from the coding sequence ATGAATGCAAATAAATTTCGAAGTAACATTCAGTCATTAAAAGACAGGGTATACGATGTACTCATTATCGGAGGTGGTATTACCGGTGCAAATATACTCTGGGATAGTACCCTGAGAGGTTTAAAGGGGCTTCTGGTTGAAAAATCTGATTATGCATCGGGAACCAGTCAGGCTACATCCAAATTGATTCACGGAGGGCTCAGGTATTTAAAAAATTTTGAATTGGGACTCGTGAGAGAATCTTTAAGAGAAAGAAGAATTCTTGCAAAAATAAGCCCTCATGCAGTAGAGACACTCGGCTTTTTTATACCAATTTATGATATGAAAACAAAATTTATGCTGGGAGCCGGCATGTTGATGTATGATAAATTATCTTATGATAAAAATAAAGATATAAGTACAGATAGGCTCATACCAAAATACAGATCGTATTCAAGAGAAGAAGCAATTTATGAAGCACCTGAAATAAGCAGAGCCCGTTTACGTGGAGCTTACCTTTATTATGACTATACTAATATTAATCCGGAAAGGCATACTACCGAATTTATTTTTTCAGCAAGGGAGCAGGGGGCTGTTGCCAGAAACTATACACAGGTAATCAAAATAGCAAGATTGGAAACTGGTAATTTTTTAGTAGATTTAAAAGATGTACTGAGTGGGGAGCTTATTAGTGTAGAGAGTAGAACCCTGGTTAACTCAGCAGGTCCCTGGGCGGATTACATAGAAGATATGGCGGGAATTAAAATGGATGCAAAACTTGTACGCTCCAAAGGGATTCATATTGTAACAAGAAAGATAAGTGGTAATAAATGTATCGTTTTGCAGAAGAGGGATGGATCCCATCTTTTTGTGATTCCCTGGAGGAATAAAACCCTGATTGGTACCACCGATACTTCTTTTAATGAAGAACCGGATGCCATGAGAGTTACTAAGAAAGAAATTCTGGATTTAATTGATGAGGTTAATTATAGTTTTGGTCTGGCAAAGCTTAGCATCGATGATGTAGATTATTTTTATGGAGGCTTACGTCCGCTCGTTGAAGATCCCGGAGAAAAGTCGGATACGTATAATGCTTCTCGCAAGTCGGAAATTTTGGATCACAAGGAAAAAGGACTTCCGGGTTTTTTCTCTGCTCTGGGTGGTAAATATACAACAAGTCGCGCGGTTGCAGAGAATCTGGTAAATCATCTGACCAAATATTTAGGAAATACTAATGTATCTTGCACAACAGATCGAACACCACTAATTTCAGGAAGATATAATACTCTAAAAGAACTGGTTGATGACTTACAAAAGAAATTTCCGGAAATAGAAGGTGAGAAGTTAGAAACGATAGCGAAAAGATACGGAAGTCAGGCTGAGAAAATTTTAAAAAATTCTAGACGAAATGTTTATTCTCTTGCAAATTACGAAAAAATATACGAAGAAGAGATTGAATATATCTGTAGCAATGAAGACATCGTTACAGCAAGAGACTTTTATTTACGTCGATCGGGAGTAGGAATACCGGGTTTGCCCGTAGAAGAAGAGCATAAAAAGATTATGCAAAAATTGGCCACTATTTTATCCTGGGATAAAGCGGGGCTTGAAGAGGAAGATCGAGTTCTGAGAGCCTGTTACATTCCAAAAGAAACTTAA
- a CDS encoding TetR/AcrR family transcriptional regulator produces the protein MGVKERKQKEFQKREDKIIKMAILLFRKNHPSLVSMDTLAKKLEIGRGTLYLHFKSKDDLMAKIVVDFYRTLREKMQAIDVNLDPAREIRSAIRTYIEHCLDDKTLYQVVKKCSESIVVNNLPPETIQEMEFERKERLVFLESIYKNAKKQNLIEEAPPFVYVGASWGMLSGAIDILLDGHFKEEILDAKQYMELVETIFFRGLFKK, from the coding sequence ATGGGTGTAAAAGAAAGGAAACAAAAAGAATTTCAAAAGAGAGAAGATAAAATAATAAAAATGGCTATTCTTCTCTTTCGAAAAAATCATCCGAGCCTGGTTAGCATGGATACTCTTGCAAAGAAGTTGGAAATAGGTAGGGGAACGCTTTATCTCCATTTCAAAAGCAAAGACGATTTAATGGCAAAGATCGTAGTGGATTTTTATCGGACTTTGAGAGAAAAGATGCAAGCTATAGATGTAAATCTTGATCCGGCAAGAGAAATACGTTCTGCCATTAGAACGTATATAGAACATTGTTTGGATGATAAAACCCTTTATCAGGTCGTTAAAAAATGTTCGGAAAGTATCGTTGTAAATAATTTGCCTCCTGAAACTATTCAGGAGATGGAATTTGAAAGAAAAGAAAGATTGGTCTTTTTAGAAAGTATATATAAAAATGCTAAAAAACAAAATCTTATAGAAGAAGCTCCACCTTTTGTATATGTCGGAGCAAGTTGGGGAATGCTGAGTGGTGCTATAGATATTTTATTGGATGGGCATTTCAAAGAAGAGATACTGGATGCCAAACAATATATGGAACTTGTAGAAACAATATTCTTTCGAGGTTTGTTTAAAAAATAA